The Thermus oshimai DSM 12092 DNA segment CAAAGGGATTGTAGCCCAAGGGGAGGCTTCCGTCAAACGTTGAAGAGGATGTAGAGGACATCCCCGTCCTGCACCTCGTAGTCCCGGCCCTCGAGGCGCACCCAGCCCCGCTCCTTGGCCCGGGCCCACCCCCCGGCCTCCACCAGCCGGTCCCAGGGGATGACCTCCGCCCGGATGAAGCCCCGTTCCATGTCCGAGTGGATCTCCCCCGCGGCCTCAGGGGCCCTAGCCCCCCGGCGCACGGTCCAGGCCCGCACCTCCTTTTCCCCCGCGGTGAAGAAGGTGATGAGGCCAAGGGCCCTGTAGCCCGCCCGGGCCAGGCGCTGGAGGCCGCTTTCCTTAAGGCCATAGCTTTCCAAAAGCGCCCGGGCCTCCTCCTCGGGAAGCTCAGCCAGCTCCGCCTCCAGCTTGGCGGAGACCACCACCACCTCCGCCCCTTCCTCTGCCGCCTTGGCCTTCAGGGCGGCCACGTGGGGGTTCCCCTCCCCTTCGGGCAGGTCCTCCTCGGCCACGTTGGCCACGTAGATCACGGGTTTGGCGGTGAGGAGGGGGGTTTCCTTGAGGAAGGCCCTCCCCTCCTCGTCCAGGGGGTAGGTGCGGGCGGGCCTGCCCCCCTGGAGGTGGGCGTAAAGCCCTTCCGCCGCCCTAAGGAGGGGC contains these protein-coding regions:
- the ychF gene encoding redox-regulated ATPase YchF: MLAVGIVGLPNVGKSTLFNALTRANALAANYPFATIDKNVGVVPLEDERLYALQKVFAKGERLPPVVPTHVEFVDIAGLVQGAHRGEGLGNQFLAHIREVAAIAHVVRCFPDPNVVHVMGRVDPLEDAEVVETELLLADLSTLERRLERLRKEARAQKEKEPLLRAAEGLYAHLQGGRPARTYPLDEEGRAFLKETPLLTAKPVIYVANVAEEDLPEGEGNPHVAALKAKAAEEGAEVVVVSAKLEAELAELPEEEARALLESYGLKESGLQRLARAGYRALGLITFFTAGEKEVRAWTVRRGARAPEAAGEIHSDMERGFIRAEVIPWDRLVEAGGWARAKERGWVRLEGRDYEVQDGDVLYILFNV